In Desulfovibrio sp. 86, the following proteins share a genomic window:
- the pstA gene encoding phosphate ABC transporter permease PstA: protein MFCFLRGVAACNVLALMGVCGFLFYNGLPALSWEFISQSPRNMMTEGGILPCIIGTAILSLGALLLAFPLGVASAIYLHEYAKRNAFARYVRLGVNNLAGVPSVVFGLFGLSFFVTFCGFGVSILSGILTLAVLTLPVIIGTAEEALRNVPDTYREASLALGATKWQTISRVVLPCALPGMLTGAILGVARAAGETAAIMFTAAVFYTPKSPDSIFSSVMALPYHMYVLATAGTEIAKTRPLQYGTGLVLLLLVLSMNLLAILLRDHLQRKR, encoded by the coding sequence ATGTTCTGCTTTCTGCGCGGCGTGGCCGCCTGCAACGTTTTGGCCCTGATGGGCGTATGCGGTTTTTTGTTCTACAACGGCCTGCCCGCGCTGAGCTGGGAATTCATCAGTCAGTCCCCCCGCAACATGATGACAGAGGGCGGCATACTGCCCTGCATCATCGGCACGGCCATTCTCTCGCTGGGCGCGCTGCTGCTGGCCTTTCCCCTGGGCGTGGCCTCGGCGATCTACCTGCACGAATACGCCAAACGCAACGCCTTTGCCCGCTACGTGCGCCTTGGGGTCAACAATCTTGCCGGCGTGCCTTCCGTGGTCTTCGGCCTTTTTGGCCTGTCCTTTTTTGTGACCTTTTGCGGCTTCGGGGTCAGCATACTCTCGGGCATACTGACGCTTGCCGTGCTGACCCTGCCCGTCATCATCGGCACAGCTGAAGAAGCCCTGCGCAACGTGCCGGACACCTACCGCGAGGCATCTCTGGCCCTTGGCGCAACCAAATGGCAGACCATAAGCCGTGTGGTGCTGCCCTGCGCGCTGCCCGGCATGCTCACGGGAGCCATCCTGGGCGTGGCCCGCGCGGCGGGTGAAACCGCAGCCATCATGTTTACCGCAGCGGTTTTTTACACGCCCAAAAGCCCGGACTCCATTTTCAGCTCTGTCATGGCCCTGCCCTACCACATGTACGTGCTGGCCACAGCCGGAACTGAAATAGCCAAAACCCGGCCCCTGCAATACGGAACCGGCCTTGTGCTCCTGCTGCTGGTTTTGAGCATGAACCTGCTGGCCATACTTTTGCGCGACCATCTGCAACGCAAACGCTAA
- the pstC gene encoding phosphate ABC transporter permease subunit PstC: protein MRSRDLKEKLVHYILTGMAASSLLALAGIVIFLFMEGLPLFAHYSPIDFLFGDLWYPTEDPGLFGIFPLLVASLAVTFFSSLLAVPLGVLTAVYLTEIAHPGVRRIIKPFVELLAALPSVVLGFLGMVVLAPFLQDYLNAATGLNLLNASLVLAFMSVPTICSVSEDALYSVPRDLREASLALGATRWQTTVRVVIPAALSGIGTAVMLGMSRAIGETMVVLMVAGGAAIIPTSLLDPVRPMPASIAAEMAEAPFRGEHYHALFAIGIVLFLLTLAFNMFAGHIAEKHRQAGSSSL from the coding sequence ATGCGCTCCAGAGATCTGAAGGAAAAGCTGGTTCACTATATTCTCACCGGCATGGCGGCCAGCTCCCTGCTGGCCCTGGCCGGCATTGTCATATTTCTGTTTATGGAAGGCCTGCCGCTCTTTGCGCACTACTCGCCCATTGATTTTCTTTTTGGCGATCTGTGGTATCCCACAGAGGACCCAGGACTTTTCGGCATCTTTCCCCTGCTGGTCGCCTCACTGGCGGTAACGTTTTTTTCCTCGCTGCTGGCAGTGCCCCTTGGGGTTCTTACGGCCGTATACCTGACGGAAATCGCCCATCCGGGCGTTCGTCGCATCATCAAGCCCTTTGTGGAACTTCTGGCCGCGCTGCCCTCGGTGGTGCTGGGCTTTCTGGGCATGGTGGTGCTGGCTCCCTTCCTGCAGGACTACCTGAACGCGGCCACGGGCCTTAACCTGCTGAACGCCTCCCTGGTGTTGGCCTTCATGAGCGTGCCCACCATCTGTTCCGTCTCCGAGGACGCCCTGTACAGCGTGCCGCGCGATCTGCGCGAGGCATCGCTGGCGCTGGGCGCTACCCGCTGGCAGACCACGGTTCGGGTGGTCATACCCGCCGCGCTCTCCGGCATCGGCACTGCCGTCATGCTGGGCATGTCGCGAGCCATCGGCGAAACAATGGTGGTTCTTATGGTGGCTGGCGGCGCGGCCATTATTCCCACATCCCTGCTGGACCCGGTGCGGCCCATGCCCGCGTCCATCGCCGCCGAAATGGCCGAGGCCCCCTTCAGAGGCGAACATTACCACGCGCTTTTCGCCATAGGCATTGTGCTCTTTCTGCTGACACTGGCCTTCAATATGTTCGCCGGGCATATTGCCGAAAAACATCGTCAGGCCGGATCCTCCAGCTTATAG
- a CDS encoding PstS family phosphate ABC transporter substrate-binding protein, which yields MSFDFKSRMTRSSGKLLAAALTVLCLGAPAMAAQQVVINGSTTVLPVVQKAGEAFMASHPGTELSISGGGSGNGLKALLEKQCDIAMSSRDIKDKEVEAAAKNGVTPLRTPIAIDAIVPVVNPANKVAALTVEQLRDIFAGKITNWKDLGGEDAQIVAVSRDTSSGTFESWEELVMKKERVSPKALMQASNGAVVQTVSKNKNAIGYVGLGYVDKSTKGLKVNNVSANAETAVSKQWPIARELYIFTNGAPKGVAKEFVDYLLAPDKGQKDVREVGYVPLSK from the coding sequence ATGTCTTTCGACTTCAAGTCCCGCATGACCCGTTCCAGCGGCAAACTGCTTGCCGCCGCCCTTACCGTCCTTTGCCTGGGCGCTCCGGCCATGGCCGCCCAGCAGGTCGTCATCAACGGCTCCACCACGGTGTTGCCCGTGGTGCAGAAAGCCGGTGAAGCGTTCATGGCTTCCCATCCCGGCACGGAACTCAGCATTTCCGGCGGCGGTTCCGGCAACGGCCTCAAGGCCCTGCTCGAAAAGCAGTGCGACATTGCCATGAGCTCGCGCGACATCAAGGACAAGGAAGTGGAAGCCGCCGCCAAAAACGGCGTGACCCCTCTGCGCACGCCCATCGCCATTGACGCCATCGTGCCTGTGGTCAACCCCGCCAACAAGGTGGCTGCGCTTACCGTTGAACAGCTGCGCGACATTTTCGCTGGCAAGATCACCAACTGGAAGGACCTTGGCGGCGAAGACGCCCAGATCGTGGCCGTTTCGCGCGACACCTCTTCCGGCACCTTCGAGTCCTGGGAAGAACTGGTCATGAAAAAGGAACGCGTCAGCCCCAAGGCCCTCATGCAGGCTTCCAACGGCGCTGTGGTGCAGACCGTGTCCAAGAACAAGAACGCCATTGGCTACGTGGGCCTCGGCTATGTGGACAAGTCCACCAAGGGCCTCAAGGTGAACAACGTGAGCGCCAATGCTGAAACCGCCGTTTCCAAGCAGTGGCCCATTGCCCGCGAACTCTACATCTTCACCAACGGCGCCCCCAAGGGCGTGGCGAAAGAATTTGTGGACTACCTCCTTGCCCCCGACAAGGGCCAGAAGGACGTGCGTGAAGTGGGCTACGTGCCCCTGAGCAAATAA
- a CDS encoding response regulator, producing the protein MSQQILIVEDEADIRELLRFNLEREGFSVLEAADGNEGLKLARQHMPDLMLLDVMLPGFDGFEVCRRLGAQSETANIPVLMLTARGEEMDRVVGLSLGADDYVVKPFSVRELMLRIRAVLRRGTRSSESPVLERHGIRLRPEAHTAEVQGEEMPLTATEFRLLEDLLRHAGAVRTREQLLNKVWGYSFEGYARTVDTHVRRLRAKLGGAAAMLETVRGVGYRIKE; encoded by the coding sequence ATGAGTCAACAAATACTGATAGTTGAAGATGAAGCCGACATCCGTGAACTTTTACGTTTCAATCTTGAGCGTGAAGGCTTCAGCGTGCTGGAGGCAGCCGACGGCAATGAAGGTCTCAAGCTGGCCCGGCAACATATGCCCGACCTTATGCTGCTGGACGTCATGCTGCCGGGTTTTGACGGGTTTGAGGTCTGCCGCCGTCTGGGCGCGCAGTCAGAAACCGCCAATATTCCGGTTCTCATGCTGACAGCCAGGGGCGAAGAAATGGACAGGGTCGTGGGATTGAGCCTTGGGGCGGACGACTACGTGGTCAAGCCCTTCAGCGTGCGCGAACTCATGCTGCGCATTCGGGCGGTGCTGCGGCGCGGTACGCGCAGCAGTGAAAGCCCAGTGCTTGAACGTCACGGCATTCGCCTGCGGCCCGAAGCCCATACGGCCGAGGTGCAGGGCGAAGAGATGCCGCTTACCGCCACGGAGTTTCGTCTGCTTGAAGACCTGCTCCGCCACGCGGGAGCGGTGCGTACGCGCGAGCAGCTGTTGAACAAGGTGTGGGGCTATTCCTTTGAAGGGTATGCCCGCACCGTGGATACCCATGTGCGCCGTTTGCGCGCCAAGCTCGGCGGCGCGGCCGCCATGCTGGAAACTGTACGCGGCGTCGGCTACAGAATCAAGGAGTAG
- a CDS encoding ATP-binding protein — MFSFRTRIFYGMLAVALVSIAVAVFYGKAWFEKAQLESARERLVRETVLAGAILDRLGDHTSGLPQLAAILDMPEERLSLLNSKGSVLGDTAPGAQPVTRLDNHADRPEVREAMAGKPGFTIRPSGTLGTDLAYAAVALQNGDILRVSVPLVSLRQIIDSQLAVFTRIGLITVALSLVLAGLLSGALRRSLSQMVSVVEAISLGNFQRRLRRIPGREFAPLADAVNRMAENIEEHIRAAAEQTAQLESILDTMSDGVLVLGPRGRIRRCNRALAREFPDAASALGAQVVEVIPSPPLQNAVDDLMAEAEARNHARQRALALAASVAQDYPELAGTKDAAGDGAIKSQTAVPQTADDDSVAPDLEGFEDGEDGSDEGFSAESGRMQRYLHLELPSGQVMSVCISLPTSADTEKGGQLGAVAVFHDITELMRLERVRRDFVANVSHELRTPLTAIQGYAETLVSLDGPPECRRFGEIILKHGAYLSRMVEDLLTLARLEGKSGSLELGPVDPRESLAQATGMCREVLERRRCKVESQIPADCRVMASPPHLTQVFRNLLENAGRYAPEGGSIRVSARQVGDSVVFRVTDDGPGIPKQDLERIFERFYQVERHRGQASTGLGLAICKHIIERHGGSIRAESPASDGNTALVFTLTSVHGAA; from the coding sequence ATGTTTTCATTCAGAACCCGAATTTTTTACGGCATGCTGGCCGTGGCCCTGGTTTCCATAGCCGTGGCCGTGTTCTACGGCAAGGCCTGGTTTGAAAAGGCCCAGCTTGAATCCGCGCGCGAACGCCTTGTGCGTGAAACAGTGCTGGCCGGGGCCATATTGGACAGGCTCGGCGACCATACGTCCGGGCTTCCGCAACTGGCGGCCATTCTTGATATGCCTGAAGAGCGCCTGTCTCTGCTGAACAGCAAGGGCAGCGTGCTGGGCGATACAGCCCCCGGAGCGCAGCCCGTCACCCGTCTGGACAATCATGCCGACAGGCCCGAAGTACGCGAGGCCATGGCCGGAAAGCCGGGCTTTACCATCCGGCCCAGCGGCACTCTGGGCACTGATCTGGCCTATGCCGCAGTGGCCCTGCAGAACGGCGACATCTTGCGCGTTTCCGTGCCGCTGGTCAGCCTCAGGCAGATTATAGACAGCCAGCTTGCCGTCTTCACGCGCATAGGCCTTATCACCGTGGCGCTTTCACTGGTGCTGGCCGGGCTGCTGTCCGGCGCGCTGCGGCGCTCGTTGAGCCAGATGGTGTCTGTGGTGGAGGCCATATCGCTTGGCAACTTTCAGCGTCGCCTGCGCCGCATACCAGGGCGCGAATTCGCGCCCCTGGCGGACGCCGTGAACCGCATGGCCGAAAATATCGAGGAGCACATCCGTGCGGCGGCCGAACAGACAGCCCAGCTTGAAAGCATCCTCGACACCATGAGCGACGGGGTGCTGGTGCTTGGCCCGCGCGGGCGCATACGCCGCTGCAACAGGGCGCTGGCCAGGGAATTTCCCGATGCCGCGTCAGCCCTGGGCGCTCAGGTGGTTGAAGTCATCCCTTCGCCGCCCTTGCAAAATGCCGTTGACGACCTCATGGCAGAGGCGGAAGCCCGTAACCATGCGCGTCAGCGGGCGCTGGCCCTCGCCGCCTCCGTGGCGCAGGACTACCCGGAACTTGCGGGGACCAAAGACGCCGCTGGTGATGGCGCGATCAAGTCCCAGACAGCCGTGCCCCAGACAGCCGATGACGATTCTGTCGCGCCGGACCTTGAAGGCTTTGAGGATGGCGAGGACGGCAGCGATGAAGGGTTCTCCGCAGAAAGCGGCCGTATGCAGCGCTATCTGCATCTTGAACTGCCTTCAGGTCAGGTCATGTCGGTCTGCATTTCGCTGCCCACATCCGCTGACACGGAAAAGGGCGGACAGTTGGGCGCTGTGGCCGTGTTCCACGACATCACGGAGCTCATGCGGCTCGAGAGGGTGCGCAGGGACTTCGTGGCCAACGTGTCGCACGAATTGCGCACGCCGCTTACGGCCATACAGGGATATGCCGAAACCCTCGTCAGTCTGGACGGCCCGCCTGAATGCCGCCGCTTTGGCGAGATCATTCTCAAGCACGGGGCCTACCTTTCACGCATGGTGGAAGACCTGCTCACACTGGCGCGCCTTGAAGGCAAGAGCGGCAGCCTTGAGCTTGGCCCGGTGGATCCCCGCGAATCTCTGGCCCAGGCCACGGGCATGTGCCGTGAAGTGCTGGAGCGCAGGCGCTGCAAGGTGGAGTCACAGATTCCGGCCGACTGCCGCGTCATGGCCAGCCCGCCGCATCTGACCCAGGTTTTTCGCAATCTGCTGGAAAACGCGGGCCGATACGCGCCTGAGGGCGGTAGCATCCGCGTGAGCGCGCGGCAGGTCGGCGACAGCGTCGTCTTTCGCGTAACCGACGATGGTCCGGGCATCCCCAAGCAGGACCTCGAGCGCATATTTGAGCGCTTCTATCAGGTCGAGCGGCACAGGGGACAGGCCAGCACCGGCCTTGGCCTTGCCATCTGCAAACATATCATTGAAAGGCACGGCGGCAGCATCCGGGCGGAGAGCCCGGCTTCTGACGGCAATACGGCCCTTGTTTTCACTCTTACTTCCGTTCACGGAGCAGCATAG
- the pstB gene encoding phosphate ABC transporter ATP-binding protein PstB, which produces MKEHLLARNVSVYYGQHKALHEVSLAFEPCKVTALIGPSGCGKSTFLRCLNRMNDLVPGARVEGEILLDGKDVNRPDTDVVSLRCRVGMVFQKPNPFPKTIYENVAYGLRVNGLRDESLIAEKVELSLRRAAIFDEVKDRLQAPAIGLSGGQQQRLCIARALAVEPEVLLMDEPASALDPIATQKIEESIRELRESLSIIIVTHNMQQAARVSDTTAFFYMGELIEYNATDIMFTRPAKKQTEDYITGRFG; this is translated from the coding sequence ATGAAGGAACATCTGCTGGCACGCAACGTCAGTGTCTATTATGGGCAGCATAAGGCCCTGCACGAAGTGTCTCTGGCCTTTGAGCCCTGCAAGGTGACGGCTCTTATCGGCCCGTCGGGCTGCGGCAAATCCACCTTTTTGCGTTGTCTGAACCGCATGAACGACCTCGTGCCCGGCGCACGGGTGGAAGGAGAAATTCTGCTGGACGGCAAGGACGTGAACCGCCCGGATACGGATGTGGTTTCGCTGCGCTGTCGGGTGGGCATGGTTTTTCAGAAGCCCAACCCCTTTCCCAAAACCATTTATGAAAACGTAGCCTATGGCTTGCGGGTCAATGGCCTCAGGGATGAAAGCCTTATAGCTGAAAAAGTTGAGCTTTCTCTGCGCAGGGCCGCCATTTTCGACGAAGTGAAAGACCGCCTGCAAGCCCCGGCTATCGGCCTTTCCGGCGGGCAGCAGCAGCGTCTGTGCATTGCCCGCGCCCTGGCCGTGGAGCCCGAGGTGCTGCTTATGGACGAACCCGCAAGCGCCCTGGACCCCATAGCCACGCAAAAGATTGAAGAAAGCATCCGTGAGCTGCGCGAGTCCCTGTCCATTATCATCGTCACCCACAACATGCAGCAGGCCGCCCGCGTGTCCGACACGACGGCTTTTTTCTATATGGGTGAACTCATTGAGTATAATGCCACGGATATCATGTTTACGCGGCCTGCCAAAAAACAGACCGAAGACTATATCACCGGGCGTTTCGGCTAG
- the phoU gene encoding phosphate signaling complex protein PhoU, with protein MQQANYLQQLLVTLRTRLLVMCASVGIALEEAGKALVANDPGRAAAVIESDVAIDALENEIDEMALRLLARSQPVASDLRFVVTSLRMVVDLERIGDEAVSMAEQATLMQDMPGFSVIPHVRELYVSAREAFENAVRVFRENDAQGALIMSRGDDEAVQTEVRIIQGLMEGLSDPQNTLEPHQAMHIILVTRSLTRIWRRSVNIAEHVYFISRGESLKHKGESRDVMFSAPATPPAAGGFTPAAVAGFTPANEGGAPAAASGEAAKPHEADANEKNPSRRNRAEKATNSEEKGAEKNDTAEKGTDNA; from the coding sequence ATGCAACAGGCCAATTATCTGCAACAACTGCTTGTGACCCTGCGTACCCGGCTTCTGGTCATGTGCGCCAGCGTGGGCATTGCGCTGGAAGAGGCGGGCAAGGCCCTTGTGGCCAACGATCCGGGCAGGGCCGCTGCCGTTATCGAAAGCGACGTGGCCATAGACGCCCTGGAAAATGAAATAGACGAAATGGCCCTGCGGCTGCTGGCCCGGTCGCAGCCTGTGGCCAGCGACCTGCGTTTTGTGGTCACATCCCTGCGCATGGTGGTGGATCTGGAGCGCATTGGCGACGAGGCCGTGAGCATGGCTGAACAGGCCACCCTCATGCAGGACATGCCGGGCTTCAGCGTGATACCCCACGTGCGCGAGCTTTACGTGAGCGCGCGCGAAGCTTTTGAAAACGCGGTACGGGTCTTTCGCGAGAACGACGCCCAGGGCGCGCTGATCATGAGCCGGGGCGATGACGAAGCTGTGCAGACGGAAGTCCGCATCATTCAGGGGCTTATGGAAGGGCTTTCTGATCCGCAGAATACCCTCGAACCCCACCAGGCCATGCACATAATTTTGGTGACGCGCTCGCTGACGCGCATCTGGCGGCGTTCCGTCAACATTGCCGAGCATGTGTACTTTATCAGCCGGGGTGAAAGCCTCAAGCACAAGGGCGAAAGCAGGGATGTCATGTTTTCCGCCCCTGCGACGCCACCCGCCGCTGGCGGGTTTACGCCCGCCGCCGTTGCCGGGTTCACTCCTGCCAATGAGGGAGGCGCGCCTGCCGCCGCTTCGGGCGAAGCCGCCAAGCCCCATGAGGCGGACGCCAATGAAAAAAATCCCTCGCGCCGCAACCGTGCCGAGAAAGCCACAAATTCTGAGGAAAAAGGCGCTGAAAAAAACGACACTGCGGAAAAAGGCACGGACAATGCGTGA